One Cardinium endosymbiont cEper1 of Encarsia pergandiella genomic region harbors:
- the murG gene encoding undecaprenyldiphospho-muramoylpentapeptide beta-N-acetylglucosaminyltransferase, which yields MRILVGCGGTGGHIYPAIAIADGIKKQVPDATFLFVGTKKSSEVGLVVAAGYPIVRISIKGLKRNSLIKNLLIPFLLLKSLYQVRRIIKSFKPDLVIGTGGYASFPTLFVASMQKIPTLIQEQNSIAGLTNRFLAKWVDKVCTGYSHVIFPCEKEKIVYTGNPIRSSLCTFQEDRMDALEYFSFSSYQNKKCLLVVGGSGGAKILNTTMLAWKDHLSNLDIQIIWITGKRYFEPINKAMHNYAYVKCYPYLSNMEMAYAAADIVVSRAGALSIAELCVWRKPTILVPSSNVVKDHQTKNSLPLAHQGAVILITDQECPFLLIPKIVELFNDEAQQLKLVKQMQPFTASHASAQDKVAAIALDLVKLNR from the coding sequence ATGCGTATTTTGGTCGGTTGTGGAGGTACAGGCGGACATATTTATCCTGCTATAGCTATTGCCGATGGCATTAAGAAGCAAGTTCCAGATGCAACTTTTTTATTTGTAGGGACAAAAAAAAGTAGTGAAGTGGGCTTGGTAGTTGCTGCTGGTTATCCCATTGTGCGGATCAGTATAAAAGGATTGAAAAGGAATAGCCTCATTAAAAACCTATTGATCCCCTTTTTGCTTTTAAAAAGTTTATACCAAGTAAGGCGTATTATTAAATCGTTTAAACCTGATTTAGTTATTGGAACTGGAGGATATGCCTCTTTCCCTACATTGTTTGTAGCTTCTATGCAAAAAATTCCTACCCTTATCCAAGAACAAAACAGTATAGCTGGTTTAACGAATAGATTCCTTGCTAAATGGGTAGACAAAGTTTGTACAGGTTATTCACATGTTATTTTCCCTTGTGAAAAGGAAAAAATAGTATATACAGGTAACCCCATACGTTCCTCCCTCTGTACCTTCCAAGAAGACCGAATGGATGCACTTGAGTATTTTAGTTTTTCTTCCTATCAAAATAAAAAGTGTCTGCTTGTGGTTGGTGGCAGTGGAGGTGCAAAGATATTGAATACAACGATGCTGGCATGGAAAGATCATTTATCTAACTTGGATATACAAATTATATGGATTACAGGTAAGCGTTACTTTGAGCCCATTAACAAAGCGATGCATAATTATGCTTATGTAAAATGTTATCCCTATTTAAGCAATATGGAAATGGCTTATGCAGCAGCAGATATTGTTGTTTCTAGAGCTGGCGCATTATCGATTGCAGAGCTTTGTGTATGGAGAAAGCCGACCATTTTGGTGCCATCATCCAATGTGGTAAAAGATCACCAAACTAAGAACAGTTTGCCATTGGCCCATCAGGGAGCTGTTATACTTATTACAGATCAAGAATGTCCTTTTCTACTCATACCTAAGATAGTAGAATTATTTAATGACGAAGCGCAGCAATTAAAATTAGTCAAGCAAATGCAACCTTTTACGGCATCGCATGCCAGCGCTCAAGATAAAGTAGCTGCAATAGCACTTGATTTGGTTAAACTGAACCGTTAA